Proteins found in one Salvia splendens isolate huo1 chromosome 10, SspV2, whole genome shotgun sequence genomic segment:
- the LOC121753258 gene encoding protein HEADING DATE REPRESSOR 1-like: MGEAAAANKGGSLNGFSPVSSVPVFWKSRKRLTGSVKTTNETLDGSSDDKTPEKQPESSAEDMQLELSSVSVLSEKRKALFEPLEPVINTNGKRPSAEALLPPPDFESASYPKGWLIGKKRKLVNVDVVESMRRIAVQEMNRKDREIDGLNEQLEEDARCLEHLQLQLLDERSKRADVERQNTMLQSQITMLMDVLQENEAVEDEGTQGDS; encoded by the exons ATGGGAGAAGCAGCTGCCGCAAATAAAGGGGGAAGTTTGAATGGATTTTCTCCGGTTTCTTCTGTTCCTGTTTTTTGGAAATCTAGGAAAAGATTAACTG GTAGTGTGAAGACCACAAACGAGACATTAGATGGTTCGAGTGATGACAAAACCCCAGAGAAACAGCCTGAGTCATCAGCAGAGGACATGCAGCTAGAACTGAGCAGCGTCTCAGTCCTCTCAGAGAAACGCAAGGCTCTATTCGAACCACTGGAACCAGTGATCAACACAAACGGGAAACGCCCATCTGCAGAAGCCCTACTCCCACCTCCCGACTTTGAATCAGCTAGCTATCCGAAGGGTTGGCTGATTGGGAAGAAACGGAAGCTGGTGAACGTGGACGTCGTGGAGAGCATGCGGAGAATCGCAGTGCAGGAGATGAACCGGAAG GACAGGGAGATTGATGGGCTGAACGAGCAGTTGGAAGAGGACGCTCGATGCCTGGAGCAcctgcagctgcagctgctCGATGAACGGAGCAAACGAGCAGACGTGGAGAGACAAAACACGATGCTGCAGAGCCAGATAACGATGCTGATGGACGTGTTGCAGGAGAATGAAGCAGTGGAGGATGAAGGGACACAGGGAGACTCATAA
- the LOC121750469 gene encoding uncharacterized protein LOC121750469: MQEESIDHFVHEHPLTLIRNDNNDFCYGCGRYFFEEAAYGCAKCGNKKYLHTDCAERPTKITHSRHPQHTLVLKLADTPRECAACQYKIRRIGYFCTSSGCNFQLHIQCELAAGVKHVADEQICIQHPSHPQHQLILMKKRHSFNCDACGTMETGRSYECLPCQYWIHEDCAALPLTAYYNHHHHPLSLAFYLPIQYTDYFYTCDICTKDLLANRWVYHCQICRYVVHIKCAINPPSPTEFHDANDQEVVSFPFRDVHEDLIKPFVTRERGQMVVISAPDVQKYSFPFHRHQLSLVSSSISEIDDDEEEDDEEEEGDVELACDACTMPIFPYKKHQSSSSPDHYRYMSCGECKYFLHLACFNLPPELPSHPLHIPHHNLILEACPKLNFWDTCSVCDYLSNGLRYTCIECNFKVDVKCASLPTAIKHEAHPNHHLYLKYLPTRGDGRQGLCRGCVCTVWFGVLYKCSSCNFTLCYRCILLPQVNKHRWEKHPLPLTYEGRFNHPGDFYCDGCELEMHPRGWMYQCGRCDTSFHASCFPEASGYCRNVKFGQQYNVRGDVHPHPLTFKLVTTKLRCDVCRFTIQRPDGADPAGFHCSSCNFFMCLDRCARWRLSQIFPVE; the protein is encoded by the exons ATGCAGGAGGAGAGTATTGATCACTTCGTTCATGAGCATCCTCTGACGCTTATTCGAAATGATAACAACGATTTTTGCTATGGGTGTGGTAGATATTTCTTTGAAGAGGCAGCCTACGGATGCGCCAAATGCGGTAATAAGAAATACTTGCACACCGACTGTGCAGAAAGGCCGACTAAGATTACGCATTCTAGGCACCCACAACACACACTCGTCCTCAAATTAGCTGACACTCCAAGGGAGTGTGCAGCGTGTCAATATAAAATACGGAGAATTGGTTACTTTTGTACTAGTTCAGGTTGTAACTTCCAACTCCACATTCAGTGTGAACTCGCTGCTGGCGTGAAGCATGTGGCCGATGAGCAGATATGCATACAGCACCCCAGCCACCCACAACACCAACTCATTCTCATGAAGAAACGCCATTCTTTCAACTGCGACGCCTGTGGCACCATGGAGACCGGAAGATCCTACGAATGCCTCCCTTGCCAGTATTGGATACACGAGGACTGTGCCGCCTTGCCCCTTACTGCCTActacaaccaccaccaccatcctCTCTCCCTTGCTTTCTACCTCCCAATACAGTATACTGATTATTTCTACACATGCGATATATGCACCAAAGATCTGTTGGCCAACCGTTGGGTGTATCATTGCCAAATTTGCAGATACGTTGTTCACATCAAGTGTGCCATCAATCCCCCCTCTCCCACAGAATT TCATGATGCAAACGATCAAGAGGTTGTCTCGTTTCCATTTCGCGACGTGCATGAAGATCTAATCAAGCCGTTTGTTACCAGAGAAAGAGGACAAATGGTAGTCATCTCAGCTCCTGATGTCCAAAAATACTCATTTCCTTTCCATCGTCATCAGTTGAGCTTAGTCTCATCATCCATTTCAGAAAtcgatgatgatgaggaggaggacgatgaagaagaagaaggtgatGTTGAATTAGCATGTGATGCCTGCACTATGCCTATATTTCCATACAAGAAACACCAATCATCTTCATCTCCAGACCACTATAGGTACATGAGCTGTGGTGAATGCAAATACTTTCTCCACTTGGCGTGCTTCAACTTACCGCCAGAGCTCCCCTCTCATCCACTACACATACCTCATCACAACCTAATCCTTGAAGCTTGTCCCAAACTCAACTTCTGGGACACATGCAGCGTCTGTGACTACTTATCAAATGGACTGCGCTACACTTGTATAGAATGCAACTTCAAAGTGGATGTCAAGTGCGCTTCACTTCCCACAGCCATCAAACACGAGGCGCATCCAAACCATCATCTTTATCTCAAGTATTTGCCGACCAGAGGAGATGGTCGGCAAGGCCTCTGTCGCGGTTGTGTGTGCACAGTATGGTTTGGTGTACTGTACAAATGCAGCAGCTGCAATTTCACTCTGTGCTACAGATGTATATTGCTGCCGCAGGTGAACAAGCACAGGTGGGAGAAGCACCCATTGCCGCTGACGTATGAAGGGCGATTCAACCATCCAGGCGACTTCTATTGCGACGGCTGCGAACTAGAAATGCATCCAAGGGGGTGGATGTACCAATGCGGCCGCTGCGATACCTCCTTCCATGCCTCCTGCTTTCCTGAAGCATCTGGTTATTGTCGAAATGTCAAGTTTGGGCAGCAGTACAACGTGAGGGGTGATGTTCACCCTCATCCTCTCACGTTTAAACTTGTCACCACTAAACTGCGCTGCGACGTTTGTCGTTTCACAATTCAAAGGCCTGATGGTGCAGATCCGGCTGGATTTCATTGCTCCTCATGCAACTTCTTCATGTGTTTGGACCGCTGCGCTAGGTGGCGCCTATCTCAAATTTTCCCAGTCGAATAA
- the LOC121753322 gene encoding shikimate O-hydroxycinnamoyltransferase-like yields MKIEVKDSTLVRPSAATPPVSLWNSNVDLVVPNFHTPSVYFYRPTGTFDTAVMKAALGRALVPFYPMAGRLKRDEDGRIEINCNAEGVLFVEALSDGSVDDYGNFAPTLELRRLIPAVDYSLGISEYPLLVLQVTFFKCGGVSLGVGMQHHAADGFSGLHFINTWSDMARGLDITLPPFIDRSLLRARDPPQPQFKHIEYQPPPAMKSYGADETVVSIFKLPRDQLNTLKAKSKEAGNTVTYSSYEMLSGHIWRCACLARGLPEDQDTKLYIATDGRSRLQPPLPQGYFGNVIFTATPMAVAGDLESKPVWYGASKIHDALARMDNEYLRSALDYLELQPDLKALVRGAHTFRCPNLGITSWVRLPIHDADFGWGRPIFMGPGGIAYEGLSFVLPSPSNDGSLSVAISLQAEHMKVFEKLLYEI; encoded by the exons ATGAAAATCGAGGTGAAGGACTCCACCCTGGTGCGTCCCTCGGCAGCCACGCCGCCGGTCAGCTTGTGGAATTCCAACGTTGACCTGGTGGTGCCCAACTTCCACACCCCCAGCGTCTACTTCTACCGCCCCACCGGCACCTTCGACACGGCGGTGATGAAGGCGGCTCTCGGCCGCGCGCTCGTGCCCTTCTACCCCATGGCAGGGAGGCTCAAGAGAGACGAGGACGGCCGGATCGAGATCAATTGCAACGCTGAGGGCGTGCTGTTTGTGGAGGCGCTGTCCGACGGTTCGGTGGATGATTACGGCAATTTTGCCCCGACTTTGGAGCTCCGGCGACTCATTCCGGCGGTGGATTATTCCCTCGGAATATCCGAATACCCGCTTCTCGTGTTGCAG GTGACATTTTTCAAATGTGGTGGAGTTTCTTTGGGCGTGGGAATGCAGCACCACGCGGCCGACGGATTTTCCGGGCTTCACTTCATCAATACATGGTCCGATATGGCCCGGGGACTAGACATCACCCTCCCGCCATTCATCGACCGGTCCCTCCTCAGGGCACGCGATCCCCCTCAGCCGCAATTCAAGCACATCGAGTACCAGCCCCCACCGGCCATGAAATCCTATGGTGCGGATGAGACTGTAGTTTCGATATTCAAGCTACCTCGGGACCAACTCAATACTCTCAAAGCCAAGTCCAAGGAGGCCGGTAACACGGTCACTTATAGCTCCTACGAAATGCTATCGGGCCACATATGGCGCTGCGCCTGCTTGGCACGTGGCCTGCCCGAAGACCAAGACACGAAGCTGTACATCGCAACAGATGGGCGGTCTAGGCTCCAGCCCCCGCTCCCACAGGGCTACTTTGGCAACGTGATCTTCACGGCCACGCCCATGGCCGTGGCAGGGGACCTGGAGTCCAAGCCCGTCTGGTACGGCGCCAGTAAGATCCACGATGCATTGGCCAGAATGGACAACGAGTACTTGAGGTCTGCTCTGGATTACTTGGAGCTCCAGCCCGACCTCAAGGCGCTTGTTCGAGGGGCGCACACGTTTAGGTGCCCTAACCTCGGGATAACGAGCTGGGTGAGGCTCCCGATCCACGATGCTGATTTTGGGTGGGGGAGGCCCATCTTTATGGGGCCGGGAGGCATAGCGTATGAGGGCCTGAGCTTCGTACTGCCCAGCCCATCCAACGACGGGAGCCTATCCGTCGCGATATCCCTGCAGGCAGAGCATATGAAAGTCTTCGAGAAGCTGCTCTATGAGATTTGA
- the LOC121750231 gene encoding proteasome subunit beta type-4-like — protein MMHLADSAPVTNNLLASEADSQRTLYPYVTGTSVIGIKYKDGLLFAADMGGSYGSTLRYKSVERLKSVGKHSVIGASGEISDFQEIMRYLDELILYDNMWDDGNSLGPKEVHNYLTRVMYNRRNKFNPLWNSLVLGGIKNGQKYLGTVSMIGVNYEDDHVATGFGNHLARPILRDEWHENMTYEEGVKLLEKCMRVLLYRDRSAVNKLQIAKITDEGFTLSEPYSLKTFWDFNAFKNPTLGAEGSW, from the exons ATGATGCAT TTGGCCGATTCAGCTCCAGTTACGAACAATTTGCTCGCCTCGGAAGCCGATTCTCAAAGAACTCT gtATCCGTATGTTACAGGGACCTCAGTGATCGGGATTAAGTACAAAGATGGACTTCTCTTTGCCGCTGATATGGGAG GTTCATATGGGTCCACCCTTCGTTACAAGTCCGTGGAAAGACTAAAGTCGGTGGGGAAACATTCTGTTATTGGTGCTAGTGGCGAGATCAGTGATTTCCAGGAGATCATGCGGTATCTTGATGAGCTTAT CTTGTATGATAACATGTGGGATGATGGCAATTCCCTGGGTCCGAAAGAGGTGCATAACTATCTGACAAGGGTGATGTATAATCGCCGCAATAAGTTCAATCCGCTATGGAATTCACTGGTACTTGGTGGTATAAAAAACGGACAAAAGTATCTTGGAACA GTTAGCATGATCGGAGTCAATTATGAGGACGACCATGTTGCAACTGGGTTTGGAAACCACCTGGCTAGGCCGATTCTTCGTGATGAATGGCATGAGAACATGACTTATGAAGAGGGTGTGAAGTTACTGGAGAAATGCATGCGGGTGCTTCTCTACCGTGACCGATCAGCTGTCAACAAACTTCAG ATTGCAAAGATCACAGACGAGGGCTTCACACTTTCTGAGCCATACTCATTGAAGACCTTCTGGGATTTCAATGCTTTCAAAAATCCCACTCTTGGCGCTGAGGGTTCATGGTAG
- the LOC121751357 gene encoding uncharacterized protein LOC121751357, translating into MRSLLLIFVFSLVINSQARSLTENRDHQLGGISRKLPLRATGVVDYNGLAVLNPGKPGFIEMINGYGRDKPKRAPPAPKEAPPTHQVSGLGNLGKEGGEEVPPPPHHAPPTHQVTGGGVVAQENYGKEGGHLAPPPPHPAPPTHQVSGGRAAEMEESWAAYVLLSASA; encoded by the exons ATGCGTTCTTTACTACTCATTTTTGTCTTCTCTCTTGTGATCAATTCTCAAGCCAGATCATTAACAG AAAACCGTGACCACCAACTCGGTGGGATCAGTCGTAAACTACCGTTGCGAGCCACTGGAGTGGTGGACTACAACGGCCTGGCGGTTCTGAACCCGGGGAAACCAGGTTTTATTGAGATGATAAATGGTTATGGGAGGGATAAACCTAAGCGAGCGCCTCCAGCTCCCAAGGAAGCGCCGCCAACACACCAAGTGAGTGGGTTGGGGAATCTGGGGAAGGAGGGTGGTGAGGAGGTACCCCCGCCTCCCCATCACGCGCCACCCACCCACCAGGTGACTGGTGGCGGAGTGGTGGCGCAGGAGAATTATGGGAAGGAGGGAGGTCATCTGGCGCCTCCACCTCCACACCCTGCACCACCTACTCACCAGGTAAGTGGCGGCCGAGCAGCGGAGATGGAAGAATCATGGGCGGCGTATGTGTTGCTCTCAGCCTCAGCCTAA